A region of Plantactinospora sp. BC1 DNA encodes the following proteins:
- a CDS encoding SRPBCC family protein, with product MMLIERSTRVSAPIEAVWDLVQRAEHLPGWLAGVRQAEVLSGEGIGRRQRVHAAGRAMDAEVIAYQEPTLIAWRERAEGSGARAEARTEVYVELAPEEDGTSVRLIMVRWPAGPVSGALLRWGMRRVGADLEGSLARLTGLATVG from the coding sequence ATGATGCTCATCGAACGCAGCACGCGGGTGTCCGCACCGATCGAGGCGGTGTGGGACCTCGTTCAGCGGGCCGAACACCTGCCGGGCTGGCTGGCCGGGGTACGACAGGCGGAGGTGCTCTCCGGGGAGGGCATCGGCCGCCGCCAGCGGGTGCACGCGGCCGGACGGGCGATGGACGCCGAGGTGATCGCGTACCAGGAGCCGACCCTGATCGCCTGGCGCGAGCGGGCCGAGGGCTCCGGGGCCCGGGCCGAGGCCCGCACCGAGGTCTACGTCGAACTGGCACCCGAGGAGGACGGCACCTCGGTACGCCTGATCATGGTCCGTTGGCCCGCCGGTCCGGTCAGCGGGGCGCTGCTGCGCTGGGGGATGCGTCGGGTCGGTGCCGACCTGGAGGGCTCGCTCGCCCGGCTCACCGGGCTGGCCACCGTCGGCTGA